Proteins from a single region of Candidatus Palauibacter soopunensis:
- the tsaD gene encoding tRNA (adenosine(37)-N6)-threonylcarbamoyltransferase complex transferase subunit TsaD → MLGIETSCDETSAAVVDENGIRGLAIASQDAHAAFGGVVPEIAAREHIRSLDVMVRHAMREAEVDHADIAGVGVTAGPGLVGALLAGVNWAKAYAFARGLPLLGVHHMEGHLFGTALEHEDAHPPFIGLLVSGGHTLLLEARAWGRYRLLGQTRDDAAGEAFDKVARRLGLPYPGGPEIQRAAERSAAAGGAAGRFPLPRPMLSRRDRPGDPAYYDMSFSGLKTAVARIAEQLEAEDALAGAVDDLAADFQEAVVDVLAEKTRRAVEQTGCRRVVLGGGVARNSRLREGLAERLGSSGELYAPSPRLATDNAAMIAAAARFRLARGERSPWSLNAEAALAFPGLV, encoded by the coding sequence GTGCTCGGAATCGAGACCTCGTGCGACGAGACCTCGGCCGCCGTCGTGGATGAGAACGGGATCCGGGGTCTCGCGATCGCCTCGCAGGACGCGCACGCCGCGTTCGGGGGCGTCGTGCCGGAGATCGCCGCCCGCGAGCACATCCGCTCGCTCGACGTGATGGTGCGGCACGCCATGCGCGAGGCGGAGGTCGACCACGCGGACATTGCCGGGGTCGGCGTGACGGCGGGCCCTGGGCTCGTCGGCGCCCTGCTCGCCGGCGTGAACTGGGCCAAGGCCTATGCCTTCGCGCGCGGGCTTCCTCTCCTCGGCGTCCACCACATGGAGGGACACCTGTTCGGCACCGCGCTCGAGCACGAAGACGCGCATCCGCCCTTCATCGGCCTCCTCGTGTCCGGCGGACACACGCTCCTGCTCGAGGCGCGCGCGTGGGGGCGCTACCGCCTTCTGGGCCAGACGCGGGACGACGCCGCGGGCGAAGCGTTCGACAAGGTCGCGCGCCGGCTCGGGTTGCCGTATCCGGGCGGGCCCGAGATCCAGCGCGCGGCGGAGAGGAGCGCGGCGGCGGGGGGCGCGGCGGGACGCTTCCCGCTCCCGCGCCCGATGCTGAGCCGGCGCGACCGGCCCGGCGATCCCGCGTACTACGACATGTCCTTTTCCGGCCTGAAGACCGCCGTGGCGCGGATCGCCGAACAACTGGAGGCGGAGGATGCCCTCGCCGGCGCCGTCGACGATCTCGCGGCGGACTTTCAGGAGGCCGTCGTCGACGTTCTCGCCGAGAAGACGCGACGCGCGGTGGAACAGACGGGCTGCCGGCGGGTCGTGCTGGGTGGGGGAGTGGCGCGGAACTCCCGTCTTCGTGAAGGTTTAGCCGAGCGTCTGGGCTCGTCCGGGGAGTTGTACGCCCCTTCCCCCCGCCTCGCGACGGACAACGCGGCGATGATCGCCGCGGCCGCGCGGTTTCGCCTGGCGAGAGGGGAACGCAGCCCGTGGTCGCTCAACGCCGAAGCGGCGCTCGCCTTCCCCGGTCTCGTGTAA